Proteins from a genomic interval of Nasonia vitripennis strain AsymCx chromosome 3, Nvit_psr_1.1, whole genome shotgun sequence:
- the LOC100122917 gene encoding mitochondrial ornithine transporter 1 isoform X3 has translation MQTFPTMYNGMVDCFMKTLRTDGFVRGLYAGTMPSVVANVAENSILFAAYGGCQKVVANIMGVPKVEELSSIGNAWAGFFAAFFSSLTLCPTELIKCRLQAMREVQSYEKAPGTNVKFIGPWSLTKQILKENGISGMYRGLTSTIAREMPGYFFFFGAYELTRELLAKPGQTRDDIGWQKTMVAGAVGGSVLWLVIFPADVVKSRIQVQNLKTPALVIMKDIVRAEGFSALYNGLKPTLIRTVPATATLFVTYEYVKKLMHRVMD, from the exons ATGCAAACTTTTCCAACAATGTACAATGGAATGGTAGATTGTTTTATGAAAACTTTAAGGACAGATGGATTTGTAAGGGGCCTGTATGCAGGAACTATGCCATCGGTTGTAGCCAATGTAGCTGAGAATTCAATCTTGTTTGCAGCCTACGGTGGCTGTCAAAAAGTTGTAGCCAATATTATGG GCGTTCCTAAAGTGGAAGAGTTAAGCTCAATAGGAAATGCATGGGCTGGTTTCTTTGCTgcatttttctcttctctcacACTGTGTCCCACAGAACTCATAAAATGTCGATTGCAGGCAATGAGAGAAGTGCAAAGCTATGAAAAAGCTCCAGGGACAAATGTG aaatttaTTGGACCATGGTCCCTAACTAAACAAATTCTCAAAGAAAACGGAATTAGTGGGATGTACAGAGGATTGACTTCAACGATAGCTCGAGAAATGCCTggatatttctttttctttggaGCTTACGAACTGACAAGAGAACTTCTGGCAAAACCTGGACAGACAAGGGATGACATAGGTTGGCAAAAAACGATGGTCGCCGGTGCTGTTGGTGGAAGCGTGCTGTGGCTCGTGATTTTCCCTGCTGATGTCGTTAAGAGTAGAATTCAG gtTCAAAATTTAAAGACACCTGCTCTAGTAATAATGAAGGACATCGTGAGAGCAGAAGGATTCAGTGCCTTATACAATGGTCTGAAGCCTACGTTAATCAGGACCGTTCCAGCGACGGCAACACTTTTTGTTACTTACGAATACGTTAAGAAACTGATGCACCGCGTTATGGATTAG
- the LOC100122917 gene encoding mitochondrial ornithine transporter 1 isoform X1, protein MSLENVQSVSSESMSNVKDGFIDFVAGSLGGVALVYVGQPLDTVKVKMQTFPTMYNGMVDCFMKTLRTDGFVRGLYAGTMPSVVANVAENSILFAAYGGCQKVVANIMGVPKVEELSSIGNAWAGFFAAFFSSLTLCPTELIKCRLQAMREVQSYEKAPGTNVKFIGPWSLTKQILKENGISGMYRGLTSTIAREMPGYFFFFGAYELTRELLAKPGQTRDDIGWQKTMVAGAVGGSVLWLVIFPADVVKSRIQVQNLKTPALVIMKDIVRAEGFSALYNGLKPTLIRTVPATATLFVTYEYVKKLMHRVMD, encoded by the exons ATGTCACTGGAGAATGTGCAGTCTGTAAGCAGCGAAAGCATGAGCAACGTTAAGGATGGATTCATTGACTTTGTCGCTGGATCACTTG GTGGTGTTGCACTGGTTTACGTTGGTCAGCCACTGGACACAGTCAAAGTCAAAATGCAAACTTTTCCAACAATGTACAATGGAATGGTAGATTGTTTTATGAAAACTTTAAGGACAGATGGATTTGTAAGGGGCCTGTATGCAGGAACTATGCCATCGGTTGTAGCCAATGTAGCTGAGAATTCAATCTTGTTTGCAGCCTACGGTGGCTGTCAAAAAGTTGTAGCCAATATTATGG GCGTTCCTAAAGTGGAAGAGTTAAGCTCAATAGGAAATGCATGGGCTGGTTTCTTTGCTgcatttttctcttctctcacACTGTGTCCCACAGAACTCATAAAATGTCGATTGCAGGCAATGAGAGAAGTGCAAAGCTATGAAAAAGCTCCAGGGACAAATGTG aaatttaTTGGACCATGGTCCCTAACTAAACAAATTCTCAAAGAAAACGGAATTAGTGGGATGTACAGAGGATTGACTTCAACGATAGCTCGAGAAATGCCTggatatttctttttctttggaGCTTACGAACTGACAAGAGAACTTCTGGCAAAACCTGGACAGACAAGGGATGACATAGGTTGGCAAAAAACGATGGTCGCCGGTGCTGTTGGTGGAAGCGTGCTGTGGCTCGTGATTTTCCCTGCTGATGTCGTTAAGAGTAGAATTCAG gtTCAAAATTTAAAGACACCTGCTCTAGTAATAATGAAGGACATCGTGAGAGCAGAAGGATTCAGTGCCTTATACAATGGTCTGAAGCCTACGTTAATCAGGACCGTTCCAGCGACGGCAACACTTTTTGTTACTTACGAATACGTTAAGAAACTGATGCACCGCGTTATGGATTAG
- the LOC100122917 gene encoding mitochondrial ornithine transporter 1 isoform X2: MMYTSGVALVYVGQPLDTVKVKMQTFPTMYNGMVDCFMKTLRTDGFVRGLYAGTMPSVVANVAENSILFAAYGGCQKVVANIMGVPKVEELSSIGNAWAGFFAAFFSSLTLCPTELIKCRLQAMREVQSYEKAPGTNVKFIGPWSLTKQILKENGISGMYRGLTSTIAREMPGYFFFFGAYELTRELLAKPGQTRDDIGWQKTMVAGAVGGSVLWLVIFPADVVKSRIQVQNLKTPALVIMKDIVRAEGFSALYNGLKPTLIRTVPATATLFVTYEYVKKLMHRVMD, translated from the exons ATGATGTATACGA GTGGTGTTGCACTGGTTTACGTTGGTCAGCCACTGGACACAGTCAAAGTCAAAATGCAAACTTTTCCAACAATGTACAATGGAATGGTAGATTGTTTTATGAAAACTTTAAGGACAGATGGATTTGTAAGGGGCCTGTATGCAGGAACTATGCCATCGGTTGTAGCCAATGTAGCTGAGAATTCAATCTTGTTTGCAGCCTACGGTGGCTGTCAAAAAGTTGTAGCCAATATTATGG GCGTTCCTAAAGTGGAAGAGTTAAGCTCAATAGGAAATGCATGGGCTGGTTTCTTTGCTgcatttttctcttctctcacACTGTGTCCCACAGAACTCATAAAATGTCGATTGCAGGCAATGAGAGAAGTGCAAAGCTATGAAAAAGCTCCAGGGACAAATGTG aaatttaTTGGACCATGGTCCCTAACTAAACAAATTCTCAAAGAAAACGGAATTAGTGGGATGTACAGAGGATTGACTTCAACGATAGCTCGAGAAATGCCTggatatttctttttctttggaGCTTACGAACTGACAAGAGAACTTCTGGCAAAACCTGGACAGACAAGGGATGACATAGGTTGGCAAAAAACGATGGTCGCCGGTGCTGTTGGTGGAAGCGTGCTGTGGCTCGTGATTTTCCCTGCTGATGTCGTTAAGAGTAGAATTCAG gtTCAAAATTTAAAGACACCTGCTCTAGTAATAATGAAGGACATCGTGAGAGCAGAAGGATTCAGTGCCTTATACAATGGTCTGAAGCCTACGTTAATCAGGACCGTTCCAGCGACGGCAACACTTTTTGTTACTTACGAATACGTTAAGAAACTGATGCACCGCGTTATGGATTAG
- the LOC100122925 gene encoding PAN2-PAN3 deadenylation complex catalytic subunit PAN2, which produces MEFSAANEYNTTVQQTDMVNCSLQDNILWNNTEYNISAENFISADSSVLNDEEFSAQFAGAEYRETQTVLTDGSGNGFGVSTVSFDTVEEIVWTGNQGGHITSYYGPMLQKYTSFQVHPKHEVRQIRPLGNGILALTQNHLRFQNRRGLPVYSYTSANMVDMQCLLCYSSTSLLMGGHQEKMIDLDLNTIKEKRSIEIGENGCAMLKQHNRYICAGNAFGRIEFKDPNTLNTEHTLDTHSGSLSDFDIQGNYLVTCGFSNSRQGLSVDKFLMVYDLRQMKAINPLQTLIYPLLLKFLPSYSSKVAIVSPLGQMQVIDTIYANTQSLTCLYQVATGGAMISSFDVSSTSQALCFGDSVGSIHLMTSSVTDPQFNTFSRPTEFVDSEEIVQSMDINDVNSPLSTMPIIYNAGTLLSDWPEEYSRKIYRKTPSIDGEILKMMKMQGSIGYAPNPCPHRRRQKKQILSA; this is translated from the coding sequence ATGGAATTTTCAGCAGCTAACGAATATAATACCACTGTTCAACAAACAGACATGGTGAATTGTAGCTTACAAGATAATATATTGTGGAACAATACAGAGTACAATATTTCAGCTGAGAATTTCATATCTGCAGATAGCTCAGTTCTTAATGATGAAGAATTCAGTGCACAATTTGCAGGAGCAGAGTATAGAGAAACTCAAACTGTGCTCACAGATGGATCGGGAAATGGCTTTGGTGTGTCCACTGTCAGTTTTGACACAGTTGAAGAGATTGTGTGGACAGGAAACCAGGGAGGTCATATAACATCCTACTATGGCCCaatgttacaaaaatatactTCCTTCCAAGTTCATCCAAAACATGAGGTACGCCAGATTCGGCCATTGGGCAATGGAATATTAGCACTCACACAGAACCATCTGAGATTTCAAAATAGAAGAGGTTTACCAGTCTACAGCTATACATCAGCCAACATGGTTGATATGCAATGCTTACTGTGTTATTCTTCAACAAGCTTACTGATGGGAGGACATCAGGAAAAAATGATAGATTTGGACTTGAACActataaaagaaaagagatCTATTGAGATAGGAGAGAATGGTTGTGCAATGTTGAAGCAACATAATAGATACATATGCGCTGGCAATGCTTTTGGAAGAATTGAATTTAAGGATCCTAATACATTGAATACAGAGCATACATTGGATACCCACAGTGGTTCATTGAGTGATTTTGATATACAAGGAAATTATTTGGTAACTTGTGGATTTAGCAACAGTAGACAGGGGCTCTCCGTTGACAAATTTCTCATGGTGTATGATTTGAGGCAAATGAAAGCAATAAATCCACTGCAAACTTTAATATACCCATTACTACTTAAATTCCTGCCAAGCTATTCAAGTAAAGTTGCAATTGTGTCCCCGTTGGGGCAAATGCAAGTGATTGACACCATTTATGCTAATACACAATCATTGACATGTTTATATCAGGTGGCTACCGGAGGAGCCATGATTTCCTCATTTGATGTGTCATCAACATCTCAAGCCTTGTGCTTTGGAGATTCTGTAGGCTCTATTCATCTAATGACCTCTAGTGTAACCGATCCACAGTTTAATACTTTTTCAAGACCCACAGAGTTTGTCGATTCAGAAGAGATTGTACAATCTATGGATATCAATGATGTCAACTCACCTTTGAGCACGATGCCAATTATATACAATGCTGGCACATTACTGAGTGACTGGCCTGAGGAATACTCCAGAAAAATTTACAGAAAAACTCCTTCAATAGATggagagattttgaaaatgatgAAGATGCAAGGATCCATTGGATATGCCCCTAATCCTTGTCCTCACCGTAGAAGACAGAAAAAGCAGATACTCTCTGCGTAA